Proteins encoded within one genomic window of Lampris incognitus isolate fLamInc1 chromosome 1, fLamInc1.hap2, whole genome shotgun sequence:
- the matr3l1.2 gene encoding matrin 3-like 1.2, whose protein sequence is MSQKNPSDAGQKGFAVGRGLLAAAETLNFSMNEQRSGPPSRPMGGMVSSMGGGVGDSQDRSSQLSRRGGGSHLGSTMKLFASLGLSPADLDALAQIPEEDISVETLPHILMQLKSRKGDSGDRRITGNPRDLSSMSPETSYRGGREDWDNMHMGRMGGPSMGQASSRAPPQSDFGYGSMQDTPSSRGYDLDYGNNNSGGNRERGYSELSHRDSYGGLDMGPSPSEPVFMQRRMGSPSHGKIQDFLGAMPPMFPHVCSLCDFDVHSTMEWNQHTNGLRHAENRRLLLQMYPDWDPSMASSRGGGSHLLETPNLSAGILGPAPMSTGQTPVGLSSNWGGGHGFSGKTQSHAGQAKMRSRVVVAKYDRKPLSNKSLFSFTEPFGVLREHLILNNKAFLEMDTHQEALDMVNYYKQHQATLYGKPVTFYLSKELMVIEKDNRSGDGPNREVKGHGSQVVFFSNLPWGEEKKMELLTVAKRFGTVEKHLFLTDEAFVQLGTPEDAEMLVKYYTLNPLTIKGRSIRLNICTKYKTLNVNRRGGQGVPRGDGRGRKPSNSSAAKPSFKNSSSKSASSSSKSRDEKKKEEARPESEEEVAGVVEADSGEEEEEREESTAKDRDKETEDSEVQASVDKTESEQTATEEVPESNSVPREEVSGREDITEGADGDMEGAETEGQTAPMETEGSQEEAEAQDELTTKPGEISEMEGEQLEEDLEGSMDEKFLENMDDFVTLDELAEDEDGDGQKSDSCDKSRKGGMRVVNIVGFRRGYGFLNELLALAKPFGKVVKHLVLDLRPEAYLQFATEDEAKAMAKFYNSNVTASVCGKPVRICHSQTYPTIQCGASRVVYVGQIPNVKYSDGAILKLSEEFGKVKKYFLNRIKRECFIEMENAEDAENMAETYKANPPKFQGKRLTVYVSRKYKQLKYGHRCPSAPEEKKALKRDGSSASQSTTEEPPLKKLKEEKQEEGQEKKGDEMEVKKVKGVETEKEVEEDEKQMEETEESAEVSSSELKSVTDPTGTEEKDLAPSSDASENIKTSEVDVTFEEAEASTDQNQGSGAEQDQQTEPEIQMETKPIPASLPLPLYDPNNPIGTEYVKMGYYCRVCFLFYSNEDTAKKAHCSSQAHYDKLQKHLEKEKAKGQANRKGKKPSA, encoded by the exons GGACCGTAGCTCCCAGCTTTCCCGGCGTGGTGGCGGTAGCCATCTTGGCAGCACCATGAAGTTATTCGCCAGCTTGGGGCTGTCACCCGCCGACCTGGATGCCCTGGCACAGATTCCTGAAGAGGACATCAGTGTTGAGACGCTGCCACATATTCTCATGCAGCTTAAGAGCCGTAAGGGAGATTCTGGAGACAGGCGCATCACAGGCAACCCACGGGATCTGTCTTCCATGTCCCCTGAAACGTCCTACCGCGGTGGCAGGGAAGACTGGGACAACATGCACATGGGGAGAATGGGCGGTCCTTCCATGGGTCAAGCTTCGTCTCGAGCCCCACCCCAATCAGACTTTGGTTATGGTTCCATGCAGGACACTCCCTCCTCCCGGGGATATGACTTAGATTATGGCAATAACAACAGTGGTGGGAACAGAGAGAGGGGTTATTCGGAGCTTTCCCATCGTGATTCCTACGGGGGACTCGACATGGGGCCCTCTCCCTCAGAGCCTGTCTTTATGCAGAGGAGGATGGGCTCCCCTTCTCACGGCAAAATCCAAGACTTCTTGGGAGCCATGCCCCCAATGTTCCCTCATGTCTGCTCTCTTTGTGACTTTGATGTTCATTCCACCATG GAGTGGAATCAACATACCAACGGGCTGCGCCATGCTGAGAACCGCAGGCTACTCCTCCAGAT GTATCCAGACTGGGACCCTAGCATGGCCTCAAGCAGAGG TGGGGGGTCTCATCTACTGGAGACTCCCAACCTCTCTGCAGGGATTCTGGGCCCTGCCCCCATGTCCACGGGTCAGACACCAGTGGGCTTGTCTTCCAACTGGG GAGGTGGACATGGTTTTTCAGGCAAAACTCAGTCTCACGCTGGACAAGCAAAG ATGAGAAGCAGAGTTGTGGTGGCCAAATATGACAGGAAGCCACTCAGCAACAAAAGCCTGTTTTCCTTCACAGAGCCCTTTGGTGTCCTACGGGAGCACCTGATACTCAACAACAAG GCATTCTTGGAGATGGACACTCACCAAGAGGCTTTAGACATGGTGAACTACTACAAGCAGCATCAAGCCACCTTGTATGGAAAACCGGTTACTTTCTACCTGTCCAAGGAGCTTATGGTGATTGAG AAAGACAATAGGTCAGGAGACGGACCCAACAGAGAGGTCAAAGGGCATGGCAGCCAGGTGGTGTTCTTCTCCAACTTGCCCTGGGGGGAGGAGAAAAAGATGGAGCTGCTCACTGTCGCCAAGCGTTTCGGCACTGTGGAGAAGCACCTGTTCTTAACTGATGAG GCGTTTGTCCAACTGGGGACTCCAGAGGATGCAGAAATGTTGGTGAAATATTACACCCTGAACCCCCTCACCATCAAAGGCAGGTCGATCCGCCTCAACATCTGCACCAAGTACAAAACACTCAA TGTGAACCGCAGAGGAGGACAGGGGGTGCCTCGAGGGGATGGCAGAGGACGGAAGCCCTCCAACAGCTCTGCAGCAAAGCCCTCTTTCAAGAACTCATCTTCCAAGTCTGCCTCCTCCTCATCAAAGAGCAGGGatgagaagaagaaagaggaggcCAGGCCTGAGTCGGAGGAGGAGGTGGCAGGAGTAGTGGAGGCAGACagtggagaagaggaggaggagcgtGAGGAGAGCACTGCCAAGGATAGAGACAAAGAGACGGAAGACTCGGAGGTTCAAGCATCAGTTGACAAGACTGAATCTGAACAGACCGCCACAGAGGAGGTTCCAGAATCCAACAGCGTTCCAAGAGAGGAGGTTTCTGGTAGGGAGGACATCACAGAGGGGGCAGATGGAGATATGGAGGGGgcggagacagagggacagactgcACCAATGGAAACGGAAGGCTCCCAAGAAGAAGCAGAGGCTCAAGATGAGCTGACCACGAAGCCTGGAGAGATCTCGGAGATGGAGGGAGAGCAGCTAGAGGAGGACTTG GAGGGCAGCATGGACGAGAAATTTCTAGAGAACATGGACGACTTTGTGACCCTGGATGAGCTGGCAGAGGACGAGGATGGTGATGGCCAGAAGTCTGATTCTTGTG ACAAGTCAAGAAAAGGG GGCATGAGGGTTGTCAACATCGTTGGCTTCAGGCGAGGCTATGGCTTCCTTAATGAGCTGCTGGCATTGGCTAAACCCTTTGGGAAAGTGGTCAAACACCTGGTTCTTGACTTAAGACCTGAG GCTTATCTGCAGTTTGCAACAGAGGATGAGGCCAAAGCCATGGCCAAGTTTTACAACAGTAATGTCACAGCATCTGTGTGTGGCAAACCTGTGAGGATATGTCATTCCCAGACCTACCCCACAATCCAG tgtggtGCCAGTAGAGTTGTATATGTTGGCCAAATCCCCAATGTCAAATACTCAGATGGTGCCATCCTCAAATTATCAGAGGAATTTGGCAAAGTTAAGAAGTATTTTCTCAACAGGATCAAGAGAGAG TGTTTCATTGAGATGGAGAATGCAGAAGATGCCGAGAACATGGCTGAAACCTACAAAGCCAATCCGCCAAAGTTCCAAGGTAAACGCCTGACCGTGTACGTCAGCAGGaagtacaagcagctgaaatacgG GCACCGATGCCCCAGCGCGCCAGAGGAAAAGAAGGCATTGAAGAGAGATGGTAGCTCAGCATCCCAATCCACCACAGAAGAACCTCCACTCAAGAAGCTGAAGGAGGAGAAACAAGAGGAGGGACAGGAGAAGAAGGGCGATGAGATGGAGGTGAAAAAAGTCAAAGGAGTGGAGACTGAGAAAGAAGTGGAGGAGGATGAGAAGCAGATGGAGGAGACGGAAGAAAGTGCAGAGGTGTCCAGCAGTGAGCTGAAGAGTGTGACAGACCCAACAGGGACTGAGGAGAAGGATCTGGCTCCTTCTAGCGATGCCTCAGAGAACATAAAGACATCTGAAGTT GATGTGACGTTTGAGGAGGCAGAGGCCTCTACAGATCAGAACCAAGGCTCGGGTGCTGAACAGGATCAACAGACTGAACCAGAGATACAAATGGAGACAAAGCCCATCCCCGCCTCCCTGCCCCTACCACTCTATGACCCCAATAACCCCATCG GTACCGAGTATGTAAAGATGGGTTACTACTGCAGGGTCTGCTTCCTCTTCTACTCCAACGAAGACACGGCCAAGAAGGCTCACTGCAGCAGCCAGGCTCACTACGACAAACTCCAG